In Afipia sp. GAS231, a single window of DNA contains:
- the pimA gene encoding dicarboxylate--CoA ligase PimA, with the protein MSHPGEQFYPEGVRWDDTITRGTLPDLLSVAAAEFGSRPALEFRERPISYTELEVLVETAAGAFLRAGYGKNTSVALFLGNSPDHPVNFFGALKAGARIVHLSPLDGEIALSHKLSDSGARILVTSNLSALLPTALKFLDKGLLDRLIVCEDDHWGKANTPQTALPDNPKIITYRQFTDGVAKPAAWPAMSADDVALLQYTGGTTGLPKGAMLSHGNLTSAVSVYDVWGKPARAERNNPIERVICVLPLFHIYALTVVLLSSIRRGHLISLHQRFDVEAVMRDIEVKRATAFPGVPTMWIAIAALPDLDKRDLSSLVSVGSGGAPLPVEVARILEQRVGMKLKSGWGMTETCSPGTAHPKEGPDKPGSIGLMLPGIEMDVVSLDDPKQVVPVGEVGEIRIRGPNVTKGYWNRPKETAEAFVGDRFLTGDIGYMDGDGYFYLVDRKKDMIISGGFNVYPQMIEQAIYTHPGVQEVIVIGIPDDYRGEAAKAFIKLRADAKPFTLEELRAFLTGKIGKHELPVAVDFVEELPRTPVGKLSRHELRLQQPSPQAASKKDVA; encoded by the coding sequence ATGAGCCACCCCGGAGAGCAGTTCTATCCGGAAGGCGTTCGTTGGGACGATACGATCACGCGCGGCACGCTGCCCGACCTGTTGTCGGTAGCGGCCGCCGAGTTCGGTTCGCGGCCGGCGCTTGAGTTCCGCGAGCGGCCGATCAGCTATACCGAGCTGGAAGTGCTGGTGGAGACGGCGGCGGGCGCGTTCCTGCGCGCCGGCTACGGCAAGAACACGTCGGTCGCGCTGTTCTTGGGCAATTCGCCGGATCATCCCGTCAACTTCTTCGGCGCGCTGAAGGCCGGCGCCCGCATCGTGCATCTCTCGCCGCTCGATGGTGAGATCGCGCTGTCGCACAAGCTCTCGGACTCCGGCGCGCGCATCCTCGTCACCAGCAACCTGTCGGCGCTGTTGCCGACTGCGCTGAAGTTCCTCGACAAGGGCCTGCTCGATCGTTTGATCGTCTGCGAGGACGATCATTGGGGCAAAGCCAACACGCCGCAGACGGCGCTGCCGGACAATCCCAAGATCATCACCTATCGCCAGTTCACCGACGGTGTGGCCAAGCCGGCCGCGTGGCCCGCGATGTCGGCCGACGACGTCGCGCTGCTGCAATATACCGGCGGCACCACGGGCCTGCCCAAAGGCGCGATGCTGAGCCACGGCAATCTGACGTCAGCGGTGTCGGTCTACGACGTCTGGGGCAAGCCGGCGCGCGCCGAGCGCAACAACCCGATTGAGCGCGTGATCTGCGTGCTGCCGCTGTTTCATATCTATGCGCTGACGGTGGTGCTGCTGTCGTCGATCCGGCGCGGCCACCTGATCTCGCTGCACCAGCGCTTCGACGTCGAGGCGGTGATGCGCGACATTGAGGTCAAGCGCGCCACCGCGTTTCCCGGCGTGCCGACGATGTGGATCGCAATCGCGGCGCTGCCCGATCTCGACAAGCGCGATCTGTCCTCGCTGGTCAGCGTCGGCTCGGGCGGCGCGCCGCTGCCGGTCGAGGTCGCGCGGATCCTCGAGCAGAGGGTCGGCATGAAGCTGAAGAGCGGCTGGGGCATGACCGAGACCTGCTCGCCCGGCACCGCTCACCCGAAGGAAGGTCCGGATAAACCAGGCTCGATCGGTTTGATGCTGCCCGGCATCGAGATGGACGTGGTGTCGCTCGATGATCCGAAGCAGGTAGTGCCGGTCGGCGAAGTCGGCGAAATCCGCATTCGCGGTCCGAACGTGACCAAAGGCTACTGGAACCGGCCGAAGGAAACCGCGGAAGCCTTTGTCGGCGACCGCTTCCTCACCGGCGACATCGGCTACATGGACGGCGACGGCTACTTCTATTTGGTCGACCGCAAGAAGGACATGATCATCTCCGGCGGCTTCAACGTCTATCCGCAGATGATCGAGCAGGCGATCTACACCCATCCGGGCGTGCAGGAAGTGATCGTGATCGGCATCCCCGACGACTATCGCGGCGAGGCTGCGAAAGCTTTCATCAAGCTGCGCGCGGACGCCAAGCCGTTCACGCTGGAAGAACTGCGCGCGTTTCTCACCGGCAAGATCGGCAAGCACGAATTGCCGGTCGCGGTCGATTTCGTCGAGGAATTGCCGCGCACGCCGGTCGGTAAATTATCGCGCCACGAACTCCGCCTGCAGCAACCGTCGCCGCAGGCCGCCAGCAAAAAAGACGTCGCGTAA
- a CDS encoding 3-hydroxyacyl-CoA dehydrogenase NAD-binding domain-containing protein, translating to MNEVVKLERHDAIAIVTVNSPPVNALSAAVRGGIFECMKAAIADAEVKAIVLTCGGRTFIAGADITEFGKPPKLPGLHEVLVAMENSPKPIIAAIHGTALGGGLEVALACHYRVATKEARLGLPEVKLGLLPGAGGTQRLPRAVGPELAVKMIVGGDPISAAEALKHGLIEEIVEGPASGGEAFARKVIAEKRPLRKLRDDDSKLAAAKADRSIFTNAVAALTKKARGLEAPFAAADAVGAAIDLPFDEGLKKEREGFLKLVSSDQSKAQRYAFFSEREAAKIAGVPEGTKSRPVERVAIIGAGTMGGGIAMSFANAGIPVTLIETGEEQLKRGMGVMQKNYEATAARGGIPADAPAKRMGLITGVVGLENVKDADLVIEAVFETMAVKKEVFTALDKYAKKGAVLASNTSYLNIDEIAKVTSRPQDVLGMHFFSPANVMKLCEIVRADKTAPDALATAVSIARKIAKVPAVVGVCDGFVGNRMLAQRGKQSEKLLFEGALPQQVDAVVTKFGMPMGPFAMSDLAGLDIGWRSRKDRGIKSEIADALCEAGRFGQKTGKGYYKYEAGSRAALPDPEVEKLIDETLQRLGRKKRVVSDDEILERMMYPMINEGARILEEGVAARPSDIDVIWLYGYGWPIYRGGPMFYADQVGLKHIADRLSYYAKETNDPSLEPSPLLKRLAAEGKTFASLAEKAKAA from the coding sequence GTGAACGAAGTCGTAAAACTCGAGCGCCATGATGCCATCGCCATCGTCACGGTTAATTCGCCTCCGGTAAACGCGCTCAGCGCCGCGGTGCGCGGCGGCATCTTCGAATGCATGAAGGCGGCAATTGCCGACGCCGAAGTCAAGGCGATCGTGCTGACCTGCGGCGGCCGCACCTTCATCGCCGGCGCCGACATCACCGAGTTCGGCAAGCCGCCGAAGCTGCCCGGGCTGCACGAAGTGCTGGTTGCGATGGAGAACTCGCCGAAGCCGATCATCGCCGCGATCCACGGCACCGCGCTCGGCGGCGGCCTCGAAGTCGCGCTGGCATGCCACTATCGCGTTGCCACCAAGGAAGCGCGGCTCGGCCTGCCCGAAGTAAAGCTCGGCCTGCTGCCGGGCGCCGGCGGCACCCAGCGCCTGCCGCGTGCGGTCGGTCCCGAACTTGCGGTCAAGATGATCGTCGGCGGCGACCCGATCAGCGCGGCGGAAGCGCTCAAGCACGGTCTGATCGAGGAGATCGTCGAGGGGCCGGCTTCCGGCGGCGAAGCCTTTGCCCGCAAGGTGATTGCCGAGAAGCGCCCGCTGCGCAAGCTGCGCGACGATGATTCAAAGCTTGCGGCGGCCAAGGCCGATCGCTCGATCTTCACCAATGCGGTCGCCGCCCTCACCAAGAAGGCGCGCGGACTGGAAGCGCCGTTTGCCGCGGCTGACGCCGTCGGCGCCGCGATCGACCTGCCGTTCGATGAAGGGTTGAAGAAGGAGCGCGAAGGTTTTCTCAAGCTGGTGTCGAGCGACCAGTCCAAGGCGCAGCGTTACGCCTTCTTCTCCGAGCGCGAGGCGGCCAAGATCGCCGGCGTTCCCGAGGGAACAAAATCGCGTCCGGTCGAGCGCGTCGCCATCATCGGCGCCGGCACCATGGGCGGCGGCATCGCGATGTCGTTCGCCAATGCCGGCATCCCGGTCACGCTGATCGAGACCGGCGAAGAGCAGCTCAAGCGCGGCATGGGCGTGATGCAGAAGAACTACGAGGCGACGGCCGCGCGGGGCGGCATTCCCGCCGATGCCCCGGCCAAGCGCATGGGCCTGATCACCGGCGTGGTTGGCCTCGAGAACGTCAAAGACGCTGACCTGGTGATCGAAGCCGTGTTCGAAACCATGGCGGTCAAGAAGGAAGTGTTCACCGCGCTCGACAAATACGCCAAGAAGGGCGCCGTGCTGGCCTCCAACACCTCCTACCTCAACATCGACGAGATCGCGAAGGTAACCAGTCGTCCGCAGGACGTGCTCGGCATGCACTTCTTTTCGCCCGCCAACGTGATGAAGCTGTGCGAGATCGTCCGCGCCGACAAGACCGCGCCAGATGCACTCGCCACCGCCGTGTCCATCGCGCGCAAGATCGCCAAGGTGCCGGCCGTGGTCGGCGTCTGCGACGGCTTTGTCGGCAACCGCATGCTGGCGCAGCGCGGCAAGCAGTCCGAGAAGCTGCTGTTCGAAGGCGCACTGCCGCAGCAGGTCGACGCGGTCGTGACCAAGTTCGGCATGCCGATGGGCCCGTTCGCGATGAGCGATCTCGCCGGCCTCGATATCGGCTGGCGCTCGCGCAAGGACCGCGGCATCAAGTCGGAAATCGCCGACGCGCTGTGCGAGGCCGGGCGCTTCGGCCAGAAGACCGGCAAGGGCTACTACAAGTATGAAGCGGGCTCCCGCGCCGCCCTTCCGGATCCGGAAGTCGAGAAGCTGATCGACGAGACCTTGCAGCGTCTCGGCCGCAAGAAGCGCGTCGTCAGCGACGACGAAATTCTCGAGCGCATGATGTACCCGATGATCAACGAGGGCGCGCGGATCCTCGAAGAGGGTGTTGCGGCCCGTCCGAGCGATATCGACGTGATCTGGCTCTATGGTTACGGCTGGCCGATCTATCGCGGCGGCCCGATGTTCTACGCCGACCAGGTCGGCCTCAAGCATATCGCCGATCGTCTCTCCTACTACGCCAAGGAGACCAACGATCCCTCGCTGGAGCCGTCGCCGCTGCTCAAGCGTCTCGCCGCCGAAGGCAAGACCTTTGCGTCGCTGGCCGAAAAGGCGAAAGCGGCCTGA
- a CDS encoding IclR family transcriptional regulator yields MKRPGKKVATDRSFVVALSRGLDVLRAFHPNDGLLGNQEIAARTNLPKPTISRLTYTLTKLGYLTPVPRFEKYQLAPSAMALGYAALANLGVRHLSEPYREEVMRETGGAVAVGGRDRHSMIYFGQSRNGLALGVQLDVGSRVPIATTAMGRAYIWALPPDERASLLRELRDHYGSRWSRMRDGIERAGEMVARHGFTTSAGEWQNDVAAVGVALKLNDGTGPYAFNCGAPAFRFTEDRLVNDIGPRLVAMVRNIEAALGGAAPQSKKDESKKLKPGGKVARLAEGIR; encoded by the coding sequence ATGAAGCGTCCAGGGAAGAAAGTGGCGACAGATCGCAGCTTCGTCGTCGCGCTTTCCCGCGGACTTGATGTGTTGCGCGCATTCCATCCCAACGACGGGCTTCTTGGCAATCAGGAGATCGCCGCCCGTACTAATTTGCCGAAGCCAACCATTTCCCGGCTGACCTACACCTTGACCAAGCTGGGCTATCTTACACCGGTTCCGCGGTTCGAAAAGTATCAGCTGGCGCCATCGGCCATGGCGCTGGGCTATGCCGCGCTGGCCAATCTCGGCGTTCGGCATTTGTCCGAACCCTACCGGGAAGAAGTGATGCGCGAGACCGGCGGCGCGGTCGCGGTCGGTGGGCGCGATCGCCACAGCATGATCTATTTCGGACAGAGCCGTAACGGGCTGGCGCTCGGCGTCCAGCTCGACGTCGGTTCGCGGGTACCGATCGCGACCACCGCGATGGGCCGGGCCTATATCTGGGCGCTGCCGCCGGACGAGCGTGCCTCTTTATTGCGCGAACTGCGCGACCATTACGGCAGCCGCTGGTCCCGGATGCGGGACGGCATCGAGCGCGCCGGCGAGATGGTGGCGCGTCACGGCTTCACGACCTCCGCCGGTGAGTGGCAGAACGACGTCGCCGCGGTCGGCGTGGCGCTGAAGCTGAATGACGGAACCGGTCCGTATGCCTTCAATTGTGGCGCACCGGCATTCCGCTTTACGGAAGATCGGTTGGTCAACGATATTGGACCTCGCCTTGTCGCGATGGTAAGGAACATCGAGGCAGCGCTGGGCGGCGCCGCCCCGCAATCAAAAAAAGATGAAAGCAAAAAGCTTAAACCAGGAGGGAAAGTTGCACGTTTGGCCGAGGGGATCAGATAG
- a CDS encoding ABC transporter ATP-binding protein yields the protein MTQAQLAQGNAPLLAVRDVSVVFGGIIALNGVSFDMHKGAILGLIGPNGAGKTTLFNCLSRLYQPSSGDILMEGASILTRPPHRIAEIGIGRTFQNVALFPNLSVLDNVRVGTHARTSSDIISDSLKLAWVRRGEADTNKKVHEILAYLDLESVGHTVVSGLPFGTQKRVELARALAADPKILLLDEPAGGLNHEEVYVLGDLIRRIRDERHMTVLLVEHHMGLVMSIADHVVALNFGKKLAEGTPAQVQADPDVIKAYLGSKDQ from the coding sequence ATGACGCAGGCACAGCTCGCGCAGGGAAATGCTCCCCTGCTTGCGGTTCGCGACGTCAGCGTCGTGTTCGGCGGCATCATCGCGTTGAACGGCGTGTCGTTCGACATGCACAAGGGCGCCATCCTCGGCCTGATTGGTCCGAACGGCGCCGGCAAGACCACGCTGTTCAACTGCCTCTCCCGGCTCTACCAGCCGTCCTCCGGCGACATCCTGATGGAAGGCGCCAGCATCCTGACGCGCCCGCCGCACCGGATCGCCGAGATCGGCATCGGCCGCACGTTCCAGAACGTCGCGCTGTTTCCCAACCTGTCGGTGCTCGACAACGTTCGCGTCGGCACCCATGCGCGCACCTCCAGCGACATCATCTCGGATTCGCTGAAGCTGGCCTGGGTTCGTCGCGGCGAGGCCGACACCAACAAGAAGGTGCATGAGATCCTGGCCTATCTCGATCTCGAGAGCGTGGGCCACACCGTGGTTTCCGGCCTGCCGTTCGGCACCCAGAAGCGGGTCGAACTGGCGCGCGCGCTGGCGGCCGATCCCAAGATCCTGCTGCTCGACGAACCCGCCGGCGGCCTCAACCACGAGGAAGTCTATGTGCTGGGCGACCTGATCCGCCGGATCAGGGACGAGCGCCACATGACCGTGCTCCTGGTCGAGCATCACATGGGTCTCGTGATGTCGATCGCCGACCACGTCGTCGCACTCAATTTCGGTAAAAAGCTTGCCGAAGGAACACCGGCCCAGGTCCAGGCCGACCCGGATGTCATCAAAGCCTATCTCGGGAGCAAGGACCAATGA